One Lysinibacillus sp. OF-1 DNA segment encodes these proteins:
- a CDS encoding MFS transporter: MKKQPIFTTSFLFLFISNFFIFIGFEMLLPILPAYLLSINATPMQVGLVTTVFTLGAIIIRPFIGYYLIDHKRKYLAIGAGIMLLMITMLYPFLSTIWIFLLLRFFHGTAWGISTTANSTMAVDIIPKARLGEGMGYFSVSTTVGAIVAPSLGILMYNSFSFHTLIWSSALLCLFAVIMLPFIHSATPKQFDKQPFRFMEAIFEKDVWFQSLLTVVTTLGFGAVITFLVLFGEQKGLDHIFLFFFINAIVSTLLRPFTGKWFDKNGPWSIIIVSATLGFLSLIVLSYTTNNHTLILAAILFGAGYGTVMPCLQTWTVQKVSEAKSGAANATFLSSFDVGVGVSAFFLGILAEWMSIAMIFRLVSLSFLIVVLLVYCDYITNKKMNQ, from the coding sequence ATGAAAAAACAACCCATTTTTACTACATCATTTCTTTTTCTATTTATAAGTAATTTTTTCATTTTTATAGGATTTGAAATGTTACTGCCTATCTTACCAGCCTATTTATTAAGTATAAACGCCACTCCTATGCAAGTAGGTTTGGTAACGACGGTATTTACACTAGGCGCCATTATAATAAGACCTTTTATAGGTTATTATTTAATCGATCATAAGCGAAAATATCTAGCTATTGGGGCAGGCATCATGTTGCTGATGATTACAATGTTATATCCTTTTCTTAGCACGATTTGGATTTTCCTATTGTTACGGTTTTTCCATGGAACAGCGTGGGGGATTTCTACTACAGCCAATAGTACAATGGCTGTAGATATCATTCCTAAAGCTAGATTAGGAGAAGGAATGGGTTATTTCTCGGTTTCAACAACAGTCGGAGCTATTGTTGCACCAAGTTTAGGTATCCTTATGTATAATTCCTTTTCCTTTCATACACTGATTTGGTCATCTGCATTACTCTGTTTATTTGCGGTTATAATGCTTCCATTTATTCATTCAGCTACACCTAAACAATTTGACAAGCAGCCATTTCGATTTATGGAAGCGATTTTTGAAAAAGATGTATGGTTTCAGTCTTTATTGACTGTAGTGACGACGCTTGGTTTTGGAGCCGTCATTACATTCTTAGTCCTTTTCGGAGAGCAAAAGGGATTAGATCATATTTTTCTATTCTTTTTTATCAACGCAATTGTTTCCACTTTATTACGTCCATTTACAGGAAAATGGTTTGATAAAAATGGACCATGGTCTATTATCATTGTGTCAGCAACACTTGGTTTCTTATCACTAATTGTGTTGTCCTATACAACAAATAATCACACTCTTATTTTGGCAGCCATTTTATTCGGTGCAGGTTATGGGACCGTTATGCCATGTTTACAAACATGGACTGTTCAAAAAGTAAGTGAAGCCAAAAGCGGTGCAGCCAATGCTACTTTTCTTTCAAGCTTTGATGTTGGTGTTGGCGTTAGTGCATTTTTCTTAGGGATTTTAGCAGAATGGATGAGTATAGCAATGATTTTCCGTCTTGTTAGCTTAAGCTTTCTTATTGTTGTCCTGTTAGTATACTGCGATTACATTACCAATAAGAAAATGAACCAGTAA